Within the Megalopta genalis isolate 19385.01 chromosome 11, iyMegGena1_principal, whole genome shotgun sequence genome, the region AAAGAGGACAACGGCGAGTAGTACAGCTGTCTGTCCTGTACGCTGGCAGGGGACAACGCGATCCCGTCCACTGGGAACGGCAAGTTGATCAGCACCTTAGCAACCATGAATCGCACCGCTTCGGGCTTGGCCTTCATCGAGTCGTGTCTGATCTTCCAAGATGTGTTGTTCTGGAGCGAGTATAAGATAATGCCCGGATCGTCGCGATCACTGTCCGAGATGTATGCCATGCCGCCGTCTTCGTGGTCGACCACTATGTCGTTCAAGAACGCGGTTGCCGGGCGTGCCACGTGCTGGGGAAACTCGTAGGTTCTTAAGATCTCACCTTTGTTCTCCAGGTCGAGGATCACGAGACGAGGAGGACAGGCGCTCTTCGTCTCTACCGCCATAGGAGATACTCTTCCCGTGTCGATCACCCACATACGACCGATCGGATCGATCTCCATGCTCTGCACGTACTGGAAGGCACTACAGTCGCCGAGCTTCTGCATCTCCCAGCTCGGGAACGCTTCCAGGGCTGGTGCCGTAACCTTGTTCACCGGGGTGGCGGATGTAACTCCGAGTGCGACCGGCACACCATCCTTCCAGCGAGGCATGGTCAGGTACATCTTACCCTTCCAGAACTTGATACCGGAGATGAAGTTATTAGCGGGCACATATTCGCCGTGGTTTAATGCAAATTCCTTGTCATCTTCTGATTGCCAGACAACATCGATTGTATTCCACTGGAAGATTACTTGGAACGGCTCGTGACACACGGTCACTGTGACcaggaacaacagcaagaaggtCAAGCTCTTCATCCTGCTGACTGGTCTCACTATGGTCGTTTAAAAAAATCTCAGCTTTTCTTGGGTCTGTTTCACGCCTTGTTTAGGTGCGCCGACAGGAAAGAGCGAGAAGTTCAGCCAGTTGAAAGCCGATATCCGGAACAGCGAGCTGACAAGTGTCGCCGGGGATCCGGAAGACGGTTCTTCGCTCCGCGTTTATTCTCGTCGACGAACCGGTGTGGTTCCACGGAATATTGGTACGTGCTAAATACACTAGTTGGCCGGAGCTCGCCAGTGTTCCCCA harbors:
- the LOC117225990 gene encoding dopaminechrome tautomerase gives rise to the protein MKSLTFLLLFLVTVTVCHEPFQVIFQWNTIDVVWQSEDDKEFALNHGEYVPANNFISGIKFWKGKMYLTMPRWKDGVPVALGVTSATPVNKVTAPALEAFPSWEMQKLGDCSAFQYVQSMEIDPIGRMWVIDTGRVSPMAVETKSACPPRLVILDLENKGEILRTYEFPQHVARPATAFLNDIVVDHEDGGMAYISDSDRDDPGIILYSLQNNTSWKIRHDSMKAKPEAVRFMVAKVLINLPFPVDGIALSPASVQDRQLYYSPLSSFHIYSIPTSVLKTNMSNIDDYVKELGRKNSQSDGMMMSATGVLYFGLLADDAVAMWDTKMSSSFNIAQRVISRDHERMQWPDSFAFDDSGSFYCVTNGLQNILNNRVNVSVPNYRVVRSKIGLKSYQYLENGTAPLQPDILTSTANRISLGLAVGLAVLLAVAVQ